In Pseudobythopirellula maris, the genomic stretch TGGTGCGGCTGCGGACGATGCCCGAATTCTCTCGGGCGGGCCCCTCGCCGAGCGAGCCGATTAAACGTTGATAGGCGGGCGGTGTGTCGTTCGCCACAGCCTGAGCGTCCGACGACCGGGACGGGGCAGCCGCCAAGCAAGCCAACAGGAGCACGCAGCAGTCAATATTCGGTCGTCGTATCATCGTCGCTCCCTTCGACTCTAGCACCACGCGACCGGCACACGAGCATGGAGCCGATTGCCATCGCCGAAGGCACGAACATCGCCGGCTCGGGAACGACGTGAGTGAGCGCTCGCCCCAAGGCGGCGCCGAGGGTCGGGTTTTGATTGTTGATCAGGGCCCAATCTTGCAGGTCGGTCACGCCGTCGTAATTAGCGTCGCCGCGGGCGTAGCGTTCTTCGATCGATCCGCCGCCGCGGACGAGCCAGCCGGCGAGGAACGTGGCGACATCGTCGGCGTCGGGGTCGCCCGCGCCGTTGCCGCTTAGCACGCCGTCGCCGTTGAAGTCGCCCACCACGCCGGTGGGGGGCGGCACGACGAGCCCCCGCACGGCGCCGTCCATCTCGGCGAGAAACGGGTCGATCCCCAGGTGCCACAGCGCGGTCGACGCCACGTCGCGGAGCGAGCCGCGTTGCATTGGCGCCCCCGGCGCGACGCTCGGCCCGCTCACCACGAACGGCACCTCCCAGTTCGGCAGACCCTGGCTAGCGAAGTGGCCGGTCGATCCCGGCGCGGCGCCGTGGTCGGCGGTGACGATCACAAGCCAGTCCTCCTCGCCCGCCACGACGCCCGGCCGGGCGTTCATCGCCGCGATCACGTCGCCGATCAGGCTGTCGGCCATCTCGATCGCCGCGGTGTGCTGGGGCCCGCCCCAGCCGTAGCCATGCCCCGCGCCGTCGACCTCGTCGAAGTGCAGGAACACGGCGTCGGGGTCGCCGTTCTGCATGAGCGACACGGCGGCGCTGCGCACGGCGGCGTCGGAGGTCGGCTCGAGTTCGAAGTCCGTGTGCTCGTCGGGGGTGATCTCTGTGTTGATCGGCGCCCAGTGCGAGATCGACGCGGTAAACAGGTTCGGGTCGTGCCCTTTGACGCGTTGGAAGAAGTGAGGGTACTGGTCGAAGTGGGCGCCGGCGAAGCTGTTGTCAATCACCCCGTGGTGCTCGGCCGACGCACCGGTGACGATCGTCGACCAGTTGACGCCGCTGGCGCCGTAGCCCTCGGGCGGATCGGGCGTGAGCGCCCCCTCGTTGTAAAAGTCGTACCGCACGGCGCCGGCCGCGGCGAGCGCGTCGATCGCCGGCGTGGCGGCCGGCTCGA encodes the following:
- a CDS encoding alkaline phosphatase family protein, with the protein product MNLTCVSPAFAFCFAQCLLFVSAQYAAAEPSKHVLIIGVDGAGGQYVEPAATPAIDALAAAGAVRYDFYNEGALTPDPPEGYGASGVNWSTIVTGASAEHHGVIDNSFAGAHFDQYPHFFQRVKGHDPNLFTASISHWAPINTEITPDEHTDFELEPTSDAAVRSAAVSLMQNGDPDAVFLHFDEVDGAGHGYGWGGPQHTAAIEMADSLIGDVIAAMNARPGVVAGEEDWLVIVTADHGAAPGSTGHFASQGLPNWEVPFVVSGPSVAPGAPMQRGSLRDVASTALWHLGIDPFLAEMDGAVRGLVVPPPTGVVGDFNGDGVLSGNGAGDPDADDVATFLAGWLVRGGGSIEERYARGDANYDGVTDLQDWALINNQNPTLGAALGRALTHVVPEPAMFVPSAMAIGSMLVCRSRGARVEGSDDDTTTEY